Genomic window (Diorhabda carinulata isolate Delta chromosome 11, icDioCari1.1, whole genome shotgun sequence):
tttttatcaattcaatattGTTGGGATTTCCTAAAAGAAGAGAACCAAAAAGTGATCAGTCAAAAAGATTcagattaataaaattattacacaATACCCAACTTTGCAGGATACaactagattttttttcaatgtatatttctcacaatgtagtaaaaatattagattcaaAAACTATGATAATCCATTGCTTGTCGAAGACTCATGCAGTCAACTTCATCAATCTTCAATgaattggtttttatatttatgtccTCTTCTAGTTGAATCTGTGTTTTTAGAAGGTATCGTAAAGAAGCCTGAGCTTCTGccattttttgttgtaaaatggcACAGTTACCTCTTAGCTCAGCGACTTCATTGACTAGAGCTATTTCAACAAGATCTTTACACAGTTCAACTCCAGGACGTTGCGCTCGattacctaacctaaaaatacaATCTTACATAGGTCATAGTCTCAGGGGACaaacattatttgtttaaaactattattgaTAATGGTgtgttatttctattttttgataaatattattcattttagtAAAAAAGCACTAGgaacaattatcaatttaaaattaattctgAGATCTTATTTACAAATTCTTTCCACTAAACACTTATAAAAGAGGTAGAGAAAGAAATTTTCGAGACAATatcttattaattattgttttgttttaaaataattacgtTATTATATGCCAAATTATTAGATTCAACATTATATTTACCTAGTATGAGCCAGGGCCATGTATCCTTCTTTTTCAACCAAAGCcttttctaattttgttataGTTCTTGTCATTTCGTTTGCCTGTCTCATAACTTCGGAATGTTGTACTTCCATTctcatttttatatctttaatttcttcaattcttcGTCTAAATGCATTATTTGTAGCGTTACATTGCATATCCATGTCATCGATAGCTTGTTTAAGCAATATGTCCACATAAGAACGAAGCTGCCTGGCACAAGCAATTTCTTTAGCagctaaaatataaatatgtgaCTTATGATTCGAAGTAATTCTtaatctattaataaaaaaaggaaactgGAAAACACCTTGAAATTAACCAACCTTTATTTATGCTTTCTTGGGTGAATTTTTCCCATTCTTGTAATGTGATATTGGCAGGGTCTAATGGTGAAAATCCATGGTATATACTGAGATTCAGACTGGTATTGGTCAAAGTACTGTTCAAACTATCAATTTTATGGGTGGTACTTTTGTCTGTTAGGTCACGATCCATGAAGTAAAAAGTGGATCTTAAACGCCTgatctaaaattaataaatttatatggTGACTGTTTTCAAATGTggcatcaatttgaaaatacatcagaaattattattactttggTTATGTGTCAAACACATTTAAAAAGTGGGGTGATGAAGAGTGACTCTCATTCAATCCCAGTGAACAACACTAGTCCCGTTTACAAGGAGAAGGAAGGCCATCTAGATAAGGTAATCTCAAAAGCCACTGTGGTTACACGGACTTGTTGCAAGCTTGTTGGGAAGACATAAGACTAAAGCCTAACACACATCAACCCCATGATCACATATGCTTGTTTGGTGGTGGAAAGCTGAACAAACAACAGTccagaaaaaatgaaaagaatcaaAGACTGATCTGTCTGGGTATTACAGGGGAAATATGAACCTGCTACACCACATCCTTAAAGGCGCTACTAAACCTGCTTTATCTTCAGCTTATAGTGAAGAAAGAAACATTTAGCAACGCCCAAACGGGACACCAAAATATAGCCTCCCTTGGGAGGAGTCTGCATATTTTGGAAACAGAACAATGCGATGTAGAGTCTTGTACAAATAATCTACAATCTATGTGTTTCTACATAGTTTACCTGTTCATTTGCTTCTTGCAAAGTTCTATTCAGCAAGCTTATACCACCCTCTAAAACtgataattctttttttaattctctGTCTACTTCGTCGTAGCAAAAATCAATTCCGATCCTTCCCTCTCTAAGTATGATACATTTTCTAACAATTTCTAAGCCATTTTTTTGACATGCTTCCAAACAATCTTTAATTCTTTCCATGtacattttcaagttttcttcCTCTTTACACACCTGTTAAACAAAATGGTAATCAAATATTTCCAgtatatcattaaaataaaattagtaaaatatcgtaacttgaataaaaaaacttgagtGTTACCTCTTTCCTTTGTATCTCTATCTCCGATTTAATGAATTCgatatctttaattttttcttttaaattgtgATCCACTTCTCTTTTATTCAGGTCAGTTTTATCTTGTACCTCGTCTATAGATCTATCAATTTCGGCAATAATGGAGTCAGCTAATTTTTGTTGGTCCAGGCATATTCTATTCCTAAACGAATTATTTAAATGCCATTCACTTAGGGTGAATTTTGCTGGTGGTGGAGGTACCACTACCAATGAATGATGGTACAAGGTGGTTTGTTTCGGTTGCTGCGAAGACATTGTTgtaaatgagaataaaaataaacgtaaaATTAAATCCGAatctggaaatattttaaagtatACAACGATGTTTggtcaatatatcaaaaatttgttttgacatCGGTTGTCAGTAGTGACAGTATACAGGATATTTTACAAGTTGTAGAACATTTGACAAGTTACTGGactatttaaaacaaataaacgtACAAATAATATACACTCGTGTAATTGACGAAAAAACTGAACaagaaattggattttttataataaaatcttgAAGATAATAGCATTAGcctcaaaattatataaaatgctCTCAAAGTCCAActataaaaggttatctacctGACTAACCACTAGCAGGTAGCCATCAAACTTCAACCGATAAACATCTCCGTTAACGACAAACAAACTTCTACATTaaacaagtgataaagctgctTAAGCGATCAACCTATTGCGACCAGGCCAGAGGCAGCGAGAAGTTGCCAGTTCGCTGAACATGAGTCAGTGTGCTGCTTCCACAGTTTACCGTCGTTACCAAGCGACTGGTAACTTTGATCGAAGACGCGGTTCCGGAAGAAAAAGGTGCACGTCGCTGAGAAATCAAGCCCTCACTGGTTttaagtccaacaagagctcataGAAACGCGAGAAGTGattggacagtcagaagaagacttaagaaACCTAACCTTGAGCCAAATTAGTTCCATTACACCGAGCAGCCCGTCTACGATTTGCTAGACAACACGTTAATTGAACTGGCGAATAATGAGACTTCGTTATCTTCTCAGGTAAATGCAGAGTGTGCCTGCATAACTGtgatagaagaggacgagtctacaGAGGACCTGGAGAACGATTAGCGCAGTGTTGTATGAAAGAAAACTTGGCTTTAGGAGGTGGTTCCTGGATGGTTTGGACGGTaatttcaatggaagaaaaaattgaatgggtttttattgaaactggtgGTGGAGCTGGAGGATTAACGACGAACCGATACATAGAAGAAATCCTAATGCAGAACAATGCCCACATATTGCAGGTTAGGTCTGTACGTTAGTATTTACAGGATGTGGAAATTGCCGTTATGACGTGGACTTAAATTCTATCGATCCTTTATGGAATGCACTCAAAATTGCACTTACTGAAGAATGGGATAGCATCGAACAACATCGAGTAAACAATCTCGATCCATGAAGAAGCGATTGGAAGCTGTTATTAAGGCCAGGGGAGGGAGAGTACATTAACTATTACatatttaacataattattgtataattaattataacccTTTTTCATTGCTTAAGATTcattttcgtttgatattttttctttgtcaaaaaaattaattctgaGGTCAGAAAAAGAATAGAAGATACAGATGTTTTGCTAGAGACTTTTGACCACGACTTAAGTGGATTTTTTTGTTCTTGAGTGTATATTTCACTCCTTTATCCTTCAGATATTTCTTTGCTATAACAATAAATAGCCATAACTTACGACTTTTGGGTCTTATCGATATTTATATTGACTTCGGTAGTAAAGGCTCTCTCATAGATTGTGAAAAATTCGATACCTGCAGTTTTCTAAACAAATGGTATTcttttaaactaaaaatatatgtataaaatgtaaattttttaaacttgtATGCTTATTTTGAGCATATTCCTTTAAGCACCATATActcaaatatagaaatttttaggttatgtcaTTCACTAACTAAATACTGTGTAaagatataaaatgaaaaataacatatGGACAGTTTTAatactagtttttttttgtgttttttagaaaaaacaaagatattagtttgaatgaatttaaatttatttggtttatggAGTATACCCATAGACAATGGGGCAGAGCCATTGGAGTAGCGTTTGCGCTTCCAGCAATTTACTTTTGGGCAAGGGGTAGATTTTCATCTAGTTTAAAAAAACGAATACTAGCATTTGGTACTCTAATAGGTGCTCAGGTATAATAAACTACCCAAATTAGCTGATTTAGTTttcataattacatttttataggGACTAATGGGTTGGTATATGGTAAAATCGGGTTTAGAAGACCGTTTTCAAGGTCCCAATGATGTACCAAGAGTTTCCCAATACCGATTAGCTTCACATCTCAGTTTAGCGTTTATCCTTTACACACTTTTCTTATGGTCGGCTTTGGATATATTAACACCAGCTGCAACAATCGCAGTAACTAGTAAATCGATAATAAAAGCTTCAAGAAAATTCAGAATGTTGGCACATACTGCTAAAGGTCTGGTATTTCTCACCGCGGTTTCTGGTAAGTTATAAATCATTCATCGAAATAAATCTCTTTGATTCAGATTtggtaaattataaaaatattttaggtgCTTTTGTAGCTGGATTGGATGCTGGTTTAGTATACAATTCTTTTCCTAAGTTCGCAAATAGGTGGATTCCTGAAGATATTTTAGCGTTTAAtccaaaaatagtaaatttcacAGAAAATCCTACGACTGTCCAATTTGATCATAGGATATTAGGTACAACTACGCTATGTGTTATTACAGCCTTATGGTACATGTCTAAACGTAGAGTATTACCACCAAAAGCTTACAAAGCGATGACACTATTAGGAGCATTAGCATATCTTCAAGTAAGTacggtttttattttaaattcgaACTTTATCAAAGTCAACGAAATGTTTTAGGTAACTTTAGGTATAACTACTTTATTAACTTACGTACCAGTTAGTATAGCAGCTTCCCATCAAACTTGTTCTCTTGCAGTACTTTCTGCAGCAGTTTGGTTAACACACGAATTGAAAAGATTACCGAAAATCTAATTGTACAGaacttgtgattttttttatatataaatatattggtataagtattaaaattagttttttcttatatacCAAATACACtgccactacaccaacactaacaattacactgtctgacgcgcgtcaGACTCGTACCATGGCCAATGGGGAGCAGAGATGAGATCTTCAGGGGGCGCTATCTAACCGACTTCCTGTGCCTCACAGGTTTGGAAGTCCTCAACCGAGGGAGTGTCCCCATGTACTTTTGCAATCAAGAACAGTTTGGGACTGACTTTGCAATCTGCTTTATGAATAGAGTGAACCTGTTTAGCACGTGGAGGGTGTCGTTGGAGGTCTGAATGTCGaacaaaaagtggaaaaaaaatagtttaaaaaacacttttaattaatttaaaacaataatgaatgaaaaatattggtATGATTGTGGGGGGCGCTTTATTTCAGGTTTCTCGTACATCGAGAGTCCGACGATTGtacttcatttgaaaaatatactaaataatctaatttaaaatatggcGATCtaggaaaatttatgaaatgatgaaaatatttcgaaatattagtTAGAACTAAAGAATAGTGATAGAAAGTTGAACACTGGATTTGGTATGGATGTACATGTCACGTGATGATgttgaagaatgaaaaataagtgATTTGCATtcttaacaatataaataaaacaaaaaaaattcaataacaaacttttattataattatttacgaatgtatttatttacacacagatatatcattataaaaccctcaaaaattattttcaacttttataaaGAGTGCACATGACTCTCGCTTTACTTAGAAAATTAGTAATTAATATACTATTGCTTTAAATGTTTATTGGTATTGTACGTTATgtctaaaaataataacaaatctCACAAAATTCGATACTTGAAGAAAACAActactaaattttatttttgcagcTTTTTAACGATTTGTGTAGAtgtattacatcactcaataaatagtgtaactgacacacagatggcgttgccattgacaaatccatatgacgtttatgaagtaccaacatAGACAAAGGAATATGAGTTTTCTTTGTTTACTTCCCAACCTGTCATAGCTTTTTGTTCGCTGCTCTAGCTATCTTGTTCCACTCCTTTTTATCTTCCATTACATCTTTCAATAAGTCATGTGATtaacacacagatggcgctg
Coding sequences:
- the LOC130899541 gene encoding cytochrome c oxidase assembly protein COX15 homolog, with product MFNLSKYCRSSTLIPRVKHVFTGNTCNIIKNGECRTYTKAFFRPQLISHKLNLGTLIRGSTTTVPIRFGSNISKGQKAVGYWLLTCSGMVFVAVVLGGVTRLTESGLSMVTWKLLGEKMPWTEAEWQEEFERYQQFPEFKIKNKDISLNEFKFIWFMEYTHRQWGRAIGVAFALPAIYFWARGRFSSSLKKRILAFGTLIGAQGLMGWYMVKSGLEDRFQGPNDVPRVSQYRLASHLSLAFILYTLFLWSALDILTPAATIAVTSKSIIKASRKFRMLAHTAKGLVFLTAVSGAFVAGLDAGLVYNSFPKFANRWIPEDILAFNPKIVNFTENPTTVQFDHRILGTTTLCVITALWYMSKRRVLPPKAYKAMTLLGALAYLQVTLGITTLLTYVPVSIAASHQTCSLAVLSAAVWLTHELKRLPKI
- the LOC130899542 gene encoding tektin-1; translated protein: MSSQQPKQTTLYHHSLVVVPPPPAKFTLSEWHLNNSFRNRICLDQQKLADSIIAEIDRSIDEVQDKTDLNKREVDHNLKEKIKDIEFIKSEIEIQRKEVCKEEENLKMYMERIKDCLEACQKNGLEIVRKCIILREGRIGIDFCYDEVDRELKKELSVLEGGISLLNRTLQEANEQIRRLRSTFYFMDRDLTDKSTTHKIDSLNSTLTNTSLNLSIYHGFSPLDPANITLQEWEKFTQESINKAAKEIACARQLRSYVDILLKQAIDDMDMQCNATNNAFRRRIEEIKDIKMRMEVQHSEVMRQANEMTRTITKLEKALVEKEGYMALAHTRLGNRAQRPGVELCKDLVEIALVNEVAELRGNCAILQQKMAEAQASLRYLLKTQIQLEEDINIKTNSLKIDEVDCMSLRQAMDYHSF